The Roseomonas haemaphysalidis genome segment GAAGCGCGCTTTCCGCGCATCCCGGGCGATATGGGCAATGGCACCACCTGGCCTTTTCCCGTGATGTACCGCGTGGTGCGCGGCGCCAGTCCGGAGAAGGTGGTGCTGAACGGCGCCGATGGCCTGATGCAGGACTTTCTGGACGCTGCGGCGGACCTGGTACGCCTGGGGGCCGAGGCCATCACCACCAATTGCGGGTTCCTTTCGCTGTTCCAGAAGGAGCTGGCCGCGCATGTCGGCGTGCCGGTGGCGACCAGCAGCCTGATGCAGGTGCCCTGGGTGCAGGCCATGCTGCCGCCGGGCAAGCGGGTCGGCATCGTGACCGTGTCCGGCTCGACCCTGACGCCCCGTCACCTCGAAGCCGCCGGCGTGTCGCTCGACATCCCTGTCGCGGGCACGGAAAACGGCCGTGAGTTCTTTCGCGTGCTGATCAAGGCCGAGAAGGACGACATGGATGTCGATCTGGCGGAGCAGGACATCCTGGAGGCCGGGCGTGACCTGGTGACGCGGCACCCGGACGTTGGCGCGATCGTGCTGGAATGCACCAACATGCCACCATACGCCGCGGCATTGCGGCGGGAGGTCGGCCTGCCGGTCTATGACATTTATTCCATGGTCAACTACTTCCATGCCGGGCTGCGCCCCCGCGTGTTCGACGCCCCCTGACCTTCCGGCGTGGGGGAGAAGACAGCGCCTCCACGCCGAAACTGCGCCGTAACCATAAAAAATCATCCTCGCCAGAGATCACCGGCTTCCGCTTGTCCGAGAAAGGATCAGTTCGGATGCTTCGTTCCATCGCCATGCTGCTGGCTCTCACCATGCCTTTCGCGCAGGGACAGGCGCAGGAGGCTGCCTGGCCATCACGGCCCATCACCATCCTGAACGGCTTCCCCAGCGGCGCGGGAACCGACATCTATGCCCGCAAGCTCGCCGAACCCTTGGGCCAGGCGCTGGGTGTTCCCGTTGTGGTGGATAGCCGCACCGGTGCG includes the following:
- a CDS encoding aspartate/glutamate racemase family protein — translated: MTTSLPPVLPQRRGVAKGGKAVYGVPLGILMLEARFPRIPGDMGNGTTWPFPVMYRVVRGASPEKVVLNGADGLMQDFLDAAADLVRLGAEAITTNCGFLSLFQKELAAHVGVPVATSSLMQVPWVQAMLPPGKRVGIVTVSGSTLTPRHLEAAGVSLDIPVAGTENGREFFRVLIKAEKDDMDVDLAEQDILEAGRDLVTRHPDVGAIVLECTNMPPYAAALRREVGLPVYDIYSMVNYFHAGLRPRVFDAP